The nucleotide window aaTTAATTCCTTACAGCCAAGCCCCACTTACATGCGGTCGAGGAAACACGACACCGATGCTGCCGTCACCCCCGAAGCAAGGCCAGAGcggcgcccccgccccgctccctcACAGACCCCAacgccctccctccctccgccCTTCAGAGGTAAAACGAGTCCCTCAGCCGCGACGTCGCCctctcacagaatcacagaaacaaacaatggcgttggaagggacctctgagatcatctaCTCCAAACCCTTCTCAaggcaggtgacacaggaacgcGCCCAGTTCCTTCAGCTGGGCAGAGAAGAGGCCGGAACCTACCCCAGGGCGGGCTTTGGCCCCCGAAGACACCCGGCCAGAGGCCGCGCTCCAGCcgcccccagcagcactggaacagaGCGCGAAGCCGCGGCAGCGGAGAGCGGACCAGGACCAGCACCGCCATGACCCCACACAGCCCCACCGAGCCCTCGGGGGAGGCGATCCTATTCCTCCTGGACCTTCTGGGAAACCGAGTGCCCTCAGCCTGTCACGACATTGCAGGGAGACAGAACCAGGACTCCaagtcccagcactgctctcgCTACCAGGAGGGCGGGGCGGTGGAGGGCGGTGGAGGGCGGTGGAGGACTCAAACTCCCAGCATGCCTCACGGTGCACCTCCGCCAACCACATCCCGGCACGGTCAGGCAGAAACCACCACTCCGCCAATCAGCGCGCTCACTGTGCCTTCGTGCTGGGAGCGGGAGCGGCGTTCGCGCCTGCGCCGAGAAGCCGGCGCGGGGAGCGCAGGGGCTGATGCCAAAATGGCGGAGCGCGGATACAGCTTCTCCCTCACCACCTTCAGGTGCCGGGGCAGGGACGGCTGTGGGCTCGTGGGCAGAAGCGGGCGGGCTGCCGGGCCAGCGGGAGAACGGCGCGCAGCCTGAGCGGAGCGGCCTGCCGGCGGCGGCGAACCAGGACCGAGGGGGCGCTTTGCAGAGTCATTGGGCCTGCGAGCGCTGGGGGGCAGCGGGGGCTCGACCTGGACAGTCGGGAGGGAGAGGTCCCAGCGGACCTGGGAGTTGTTGCTGTCTTGTGCCGTTGACCTTTTGTATTGTCAGTCAAAAAGCATAGCTGTGTTTTGCTGGTTCCTTTCAGCAGTGAACATCAGTGTCTTGAAAGCTTTTGGAAACCACACATACAATGTAATTTCAATAGAAAGTCATGACACATCCTGGAGATTTTTCCCACTGAAtggaaaactttattttgcaTCTTCCTTTCTAGTCCTTCTGGAAAGCTTGTTCAGATTGAATATGCTTTGGCTGCAGTAGCTGCCGGAGCTCCATCAGTTGGGATTAAAGGTATGTCCTGATGGATTTCGgattttgtctattttttgGCAGAACTAAAGTGGATCATGTACTGGGTCTTTTGTATTGGATCCTTCTTTATCTTTCTGTTACGTATTTTGTTACTCTTTCAGTGGATTTTCacatgttttaataaattttatgcttcctgggtttctttttttgggtgattttggaGACATTCAGCTGGTagatgtttggttttggggttttttgagtgTTCCTGTCCTTATATATAGaaataacacacacacacaaaaagctaTTTAGATTGCTCAATTATTAATGTTATACAGAATCTTTAGAAATGGGATTATGGGAAATGtatgttcattttaaaaaagaaacaatgtgTTGGGTGTATTCATCAAAGTATCTCTCTTTAACCTAATTGTAGACTTGAATGGCTTttaaagagagaggaagaaattttttacagtTTAATAAGCTCATTCTATGTTTTGACTGGtaattttagtttaatttttaaagactttttttgttcttttccagctgcaaatgGAGTAGTGTTGGCAACTGAGAAGAAGCAGAAATCCATTCTGTATGATGAAAGGAGTGTCCACAAAGTAGAACCAATTACCAAACATATAGGTTTAGTGTACAGTGGTATGGGTCCAGATTACAGgtattaaaacattttgtttgatCACCATTTAGATGCATATTCATATAAGAAGTTTAAGTAACAGGTAGCAATTAGCTGTTTCTTTCTCAGTGTATGTCATAATACTATATTGCATTGTAAATGACATTCACTTGAAGTTTTTCTTAATATATTCATTAACTTGTCAAATAACCTTGTATCTAAAGAATAAAAGCAGTGTAATTCAACCttactttaaatatttcacCAATTACTTGGTTGATAAAGATTGCTCAGCACAATCTTATGTTCTTACATTGATGTTATGCCAGATGTACAACTCCTGAATAGGTATTTATTATTACGAGTTTTCAGTTCtagttggaatttttttaacatagtacttttgtctttgttttcagaGTACTTGTGCACAGAGCTCGGAAGCTGGCCCAGCAGTATTACTTGGTTTATCATGAACCCATTCCAACAGCTCAGCTAGTACAGAGAATTGCTTCTGTGATGCAGGAGTACACACAGTCTGGGTATGTACTGGGATTGCAGAGCTGCTTGGAAAGATTGTGGTGTTTAAATGTAATGAGTAACAGCTACCCAGTGATTGGGGTTTTTGTAGAAAAGGCAGTTTTTCAGTGGAGAATGTGCACAGAAAGTGTGGCTTCACTTCAGTGGGTGAGAATGGGTCTCCATATCTTGTATACAAACATGTCAGCCAAGGCAGGacacttttggttttgttctgttggATGACTTGTCCTCATTACAGCCCTGGTCTGGGGAGAAGACGAACATATCCAAAATAATAAGAGACCTTTGATGTTCACTGGATAATTTATTACGTTTTGTTTGCCTGTAGTGGTGTTCGTCCCTTTGGTGTATCACTGCTAATATGTGGCTGGAATGAAGGGCGGCCGTATTTATTTCAGTCGGATCCATCTGTAAGTATCTTACACTTGTAAGTTCTGCTGCTCTGATAAAACATGTGAAACTTTGCATGAgcttatgaaatattttctgtgatgAGAATAATAATACAGAGCTAGAATGAAAGATAACTTCAGAAGTCAAAATGGGTCATTTCAGTATGTGCTTGGAGCAAGCCTCCATCATTCTGTGCCTACATGTTCTTGTACTGCTTTGAGGGATGGCAGTTGTTTCTGAGGGAGGTCATCCCTTTTCATATCTTCCCACCTAGTTGATAGTGCCAGCAAAAATGGTGTTCTGCAAcagctactaggaagaaatAAATTGACTGTTTGTACTGCTCCAGACTGGATGGAAGTTAAGCCAAAGCCTGTAGCATTGTGAAATGTAATGCACATGCTGTGGTGTTTAATGACAGTGGCTAATTTAAATGAGTTTATTTGCTGGGTTTGCAATGCACTTCAGAAAAACTACCCTTCGATGCACATATGAGGTGCAGTGCTTCAGATGAGAAAATGTGGTCATTGTAGTGATCATGGCAACTTCCAGTGGTTTGAATTACCTGATGCTCCAGtgtaaaaagcaaaatgcagatgCCTTGTTTAAAGCAGTTTGATTGAGGCATAGATCATGGCAACTTCCAGTGGTTTGAATTACCTGATGCTCCAGCCTCAGTAAGGATTTGAATATATACTTTCTCAAAGGCAGATGTACTATTTCTGTTTAAGGAATCCCAAATCAAAACTATGCTAATGACTTTCTAAATACATCTTTCAAAGTAGTGGGAGGATAAAAATAGTGGGTGCAATACACATTTTGTACAGTTTCATAGCATATGTTTCCACATAAAATTAGTCTCAATATGATCCAAAACTTTCTCCTGTAGTCTCAGAACACTCAGTATCTTCATAATTGCTTCTGTACTTTTTTACTGAGTAATTGAATACATGGTGTTTCACTAAGTTACATAAAACAATTCAGTCAATAGTTTATTGCTTTTACAGGGAGCTTATTTTGCCTGGAAAGCAACagcaatgggaaaaaattacGTCAATGGGAAAACATTTCTTGAGAAAAGGTAATGTATTTGATACTTCTCTGAAAGGATACTGTTCTGTTCAGGTTCCATATAATATAgccaggttaaaaaaaaatgtacactTTTTAAATTGTAAGAACAAAGTTTAAAATACTTAAGGTGCGATGCTTCCAGTGTACTCATTTACATGTGCACAGGaagtttgatttatttaaaCTCTAACTTTTGTGTTTATGTAGAATTACTTGAGCGCAATAAACATTATATTCAGCATATTTGCAGCAATGTTATATACagtttcagtaggaaaagtaaggattttttaaaaacaaataacaacTTTGACTATTAATGTCACtatgcttaaaaataatatttgtatgAGAAACAAATTTTAGTAGTTTTTGGGATTTTAGAGACTGTAGGATTATTAAAATTTGTAAAGATTTTTGTCCtatactgaaataaatgaatgtCTGTTTACAGGTACAATGAAGATTTGGAGCTTGAAGATGCCATTCATACAGCTATCTTAACACTAAAGGttagcaaaatatttaagaaagaaGTTTCTTATGTCTTCACTGATAAGATTCActgaactgtattttttctaataGGAGAGCTTTGAAGGGCAAATGACAGAAGACAACATTGAAGTTGGTATCTGTAATGAAGCTGGTTTTAGGAGGCTCACTCCAACTGAGGTTAAGGACTACTTGGCTGCAATAGCGTAGTAGAAACCGAGCTAGACTGTGTGGTTCACACAAAGGTCTTTTTAATTTTGGCtacttaaatgtttttctttgcagtttttgCATACTTATTTCTACATGGTTTGTCTGAGAGATTTTTTAAACATCATGGGTGCAAATATAACGGTCCTTGATATTGTAATAGATGGAATCTTGTTAAAGATAATTCTTTCCCTTGATACACAAAATACTGtacaaaatgtaaaattatagTGACAGCTTGAAAAAGgttaaagaataaaatcaaaggCCATTGTTTTGGGGGAAGGTGTCTGTGTGTCTTTTCAATCCTAGCTTGCTTATCTACATAAAACTTAGATTTCAGTATCCTTATTACTGAGGAAACAGTTTTTCATATACACCATGATGAACTTATGTTCagccttcttttaaaaaattccaatGTTGAGTGATAggataattttttcattttggaatattgtttaaatattaattaaactCCAGAAATAGTTTTATGTGGTGCAAAAGATCACGTACTTTCCCAAAGGGACAGGAAAATCTTCCATTTCAGGTGTGTACTGTGATTGAGACTCTCTGCTTTTGGTCATCCTGGTCTTTGTGTCCCAAGAGCTTGTTTTACTTGAGTTATTTTCTTGGCCCTTGAAATTGCACCTTTTCAATCTTGAAATATTGTTAGGAAAAGTAGAAACAGTAACTCTTACTGAAAACTAAATGCATTTATCACCATCAATAAAAATCAATGGGATTTACGAAACAGAATGGGAGTATGTAATGTAATTATCCCTTGAATTTTGCTAAAGTATTTTCTAACTTGCAAGATAATTCTAAAGATGTAAAGAAAGGAGTATTTAATTGGTGCACCGTAACTTTTACTGATATTGTGTGGATGTATCAATACATTTGTTACATGTGTAGAGTCATTCAAGTCATAAAAACCCACATTTACCACAAAAGAAACGACAGAAATGATCTGGTCGGCAGCCATTTAAGTTactgttttcagatttttatatttttttaaagcaatctaATTGTTAAAACGTTGATAATGAACTGGGAACAGTAGCTTGATCAGTCTGCTTATATGTAAGGCTAAGGATGTAGGGAAGCAACCTGGCAGGTCCCCACGTTAGCCAGCCATAACtaatgaagaaaatacaaaatgtgaGTAGAAAATAGTGTATAAGCTGATTGACCTGTGCTTTCCAATGTCTGTCTTCTGATGGCTTATGTTATCATCAGGTGAATAAGAATTTTTGAAGCATGccataaatgaatttttatttcctaatgtcagaaataaaatctctATCCAAATGGTTCATTAAGAGTTCTGCCAGATCACTTTTTGAGTATTCTAGTCTGAAAGCCAGGCTGTACTCTGATTCTTAttctagagaaaataaaacaattcagATCTGAAACTGAAAGCTTTATATTGCTGCATCTTTGATTAAGAATATTTATGCACACTTAGTTTTTTAATGCTGTATAAATATTCAAGAGTTTTCTACATGGAAGACGTGTGTAGGTACTTCAGAAATTCACTGCAGTGGTTTAGTTGTCTCTGCTAATAGAAATAGTTGATGAGCAAAGAACACCCTATGAAGAGTAGTTGAAACCAAGTTTCAAACCATGGTGAACTGCTCCTTGTTTTGTGTTAAAGGATATGAGTAGGTCTCTGGTCTACTGCCAGTGGTTTTCACTTTGATGAGCCAAGGTGCTGACTGTTTTTACACCATTAAGAACTCAGTCCCAAAGCTCCCTGGTATTACTTAAACCCTGCAGTGAATCAGAGTTCATGGCACTTGGTGTATGGAAACAATATGCATAATATTTTGAATTCAGGCTGTATTTAGAGTATTAGATAATTTTCCTAGTGGTACTCAGATAGACCTTGATATTATGCTGCTTTGATGGGGAAGGTGGTGTGGTTTTAAATGTGGGGTTGTTTTTTCAACTGCATGTCTAAGAGAGTAGCTAAATTTTATCTGCTATTTAAAGGGAAATTAAACTGCAGAGAACTAAGtaacatttttccatttaaaatctttaaaaattaaggaaatagtatttttaacttgaatatgtatttcttaaataaaattacttcaggAGTGAGAGATACTAGTACAGTGGACTACCAGATTATATGGTGATTGTGGTAATTTTCAAGAAGTGCACCCTTTAGTTACATGAGATTatcttttttaaatatattttgtagaAACTGCATAAAGAGGTCAAGGTGCAATAAGACAGACAAACACTGTTCCTTTGTGAGAAGTGACAAATTACAAGCTTGGTTACTTCAGCTCACTATGAATTATAACTTTCTGTCATTTAACTTGTTCCTACTAATGCagtctgaaagaagaaaaagagaaacttgTCACTTGAAGCATGTAATGTTGATTTGCTTATCCTGGAAGAGGATCTGCTCCAATGTCCTCAGGACAGTGTGACACCTATGAGAATTGGGCTTTATTTAATGAGTGGGATCGGGATCTGAGAAGAGTGACTTAATTTCATGAAGTtaaagagaatcacagaatgggtcaggttgacatctggtccaacctctgTGCTTAAGCAGGGTTAGAGCAGagggcacaggattgtgtctaGATGGTTCCTGAATagctccagtgagggagacttcACCATTTCTCCGGGCAGCCTGTTCTAGAGTGCCATCACCCACAGTAAAAGACATACAGGTGCAGTAAGTAAGCCCGTTACAACTTGCTTTGGCTTACTATTGCTCTCCAGATCATGAGAAATCATTCAGACAAGTTGTCTCCCTGCAAGAACTGGCACTCAGAAGCCAAGTCTCTCCCACTCTCTAAAGGGAGTATTGCTGCATAGAGGCAGGCAACAACTCGGGGTAAATATTGGGGATGCTTGCTCACATattcacagaatggtttagtACAGCCCATTTTGGTTGTCCAAATGTAACTGGTTGACCCAGTGTGCACAGATCCAACACGCATGGAGCCAGGGCTGTTGGTTCTCCATTGAAGTTAAAAGTCCAAGGCTAACTTGCCTCTGGCCTGTCTGTTCCCATTACTCTGTGCTATTGCAGCCTCACATTGAATATTATGTGCTGTTCCAGGCACGACACTGTAAGAAAGCTATAAAGCTACTAGAGAGCATCTAAAGCAGGGCAACacagatggtgaagggccttgaggggaagctgtatgaggagcagctgaggtcacttggtctgttcagcctggaggagacttAGGGGAGACCATATTGCAGTTGCAGCTTTTTCatgaggggaaggaggggcagacactgatatCTGTGGTGACCAGAGGACAGGATCAAGGGACTGACTTAGAGCTGTGACATaagagatttagattggatattagaaaaaagttGTTCACACAAAGAGGTGGTTGGGCAGTGGAACGGACTCCGCAGCACCTCGCCTGACACAGTTCAAGCGGTTTTTAGACAATACTCTCAGGCAcgtggtgtgactcttggggctgtcctgggtAGGACCAGAAGTTGGACGCAACGATCCTTGTGAGTTCCTTCCAACTCACGATATTCTGAGATTGCGTCTGACCTGATGTAATGCATTTCGCCCTTGAAGAGTTTTCACGATAACCCGCGGGCACGCCGGGGAGGACAGCCAGGCCGGACGGGCTGGGGCCGTCGGAGCGAGGCGGGTGGTGCGGCTGTCCCCGCCCGGCGGCGCCGGGGGAGGTGCCGGGCTGGGCCGAGCCGCGACACACCACGGCACGCCACGGCAAGCCAGCCTGGGCCGAGGGCTGTGGCGGCCGGACTGTGAGTACGGGCTGCGGGGCCTGGCGAAAGGCGGCGGCcccaggggagggagaggggccGGGAGCACCCGGAGAGGCGAGGCGAGCCCGAGCATATCGCGTTCTTGCAGTGACTGGGGGACGGGGAGAACAGGAGGGACAAGGGCCGGCGTCCCGCACCCGCCCGCTCCGGCGTGTGGGCGGAGGGCGAGGCCGGGAGCGGCCGGGGAGCCGAGCCGGCTTGGGGCGAGCGCTGAGGGCGCCGTGCCCTCACCCGAGATGGCGGCACGGCCTCTCCGGCGCTGCGAACACGTGATGgcgggagaggaggaggggagaggagaaggccGGGCCGCGGGCGGGAGGGGCGGTCGGCGCCGCCGATCCCTGCCCAGGGGAGATCGGGCCTTGGGGCGAAGGCGAGGGATGGTGTGTGACCTTGTGGTTGATAGTGACGCTACCGCGCAGTTGTTGTGCCGAAAAAGTAGTTGCGTCTGTGGTTTTATTGTCACTGCAACCCTTGATTTACGCTCTGTGTTGaagcgtgtgtgtgtgtggtgtgtgtgtgtgtaggagTTGTAGCTGCTGTGGGGAGAGGTGCCCAATTACTAATTATGAGGTTTTACTCATTTCATTACATTCAAGGATAAGCTTGTGGCAGTGGCAAAGACTTCGAGGGGGAAAGGCTGATTTTTCTGGCTTCATGGGACCGTGAAGAGTGTTAGTAAGTTGTCTCGGAAGGCATCAGGATTCTTGGCCGTGAAGAAGCAGGTGGAGATGTTGCTGATGCTGGATGGGGACCGACCAGTAGCAGTTAATGCTGGCCGTGTTTCCACTTGGACATAGGGCCAGGGAGGTTCCCACTATTTGAAGGCAGGCCACTGAGTTGTCCTTGCAGAGCCTGTTGCAGGACCTGGCTGTGTCCTGTTGCTCCTTTTCAGTTGGACTTTCATTTATCTTGTCCTTTAATACCAGTTTACTTTAACATGCGGGTTAGGCAAGAATTATAGAAAGAATTACAGTGTTTATACTTGTAGTGAAAGGtcaaaatttattaatttcactATTCATAGTGGTTACTGTCTTAAATATGCTATTGTTTGGTGTAGTATGAATCCTACATTTTTGAAGACAGCACATATTCAGTAAAGGAAT belongs to Vidua macroura isolate BioBank_ID:100142 chromosome 1, ASM2450914v1, whole genome shotgun sequence and includes:
- the PSMA2 gene encoding proteasome subunit alpha type-2, with product MAERGYSFSLTTFSPSGKLVQIEYALAAVAAGAPSVGIKAANGVVLATEKKQKSILYDERSVHKVEPITKHIGLVYSGMGPDYRVLVHRARKLAQQYYLVYHEPIPTAQLVQRIASVMQEYTQSGGVRPFGVSLLICGWNEGRPYLFQSDPSGAYFAWKATAMGKNYVNGKTFLEKRYNEDLELEDAIHTAILTLKESFEGQMTEDNIEVGICNEAGFRRLTPTEVKDYLAAIA